CAAAAAATACCGCATGTTGACCCGTACCAGAACCCACCTCAAGTACGTTTTTTCGACCTGAAAAATGCACAGAAAGCTGTTCAAGAATAGGCTGTTTATTTCTATCGCAGGAAGGGGAAAACTCTTTTCCCATATTTTTTTTCATAAACTCTATTCACCAAAATACCAGATGGATGGACAAAAACGAGATAAATAATATTATATTTCAAGAATAAAGATTGTTGGAGTCAGCGGGAAATTAGTGCGTATTTTCATCTGACCCCATTCTGTTAATTATCTCAAAACCAAAACGTTACGATTCCAAATGCCACTACCCCACATAAAATTGGCAAGCCCATGGATCGGGTGCGCTTCCAAACACCGAAGGTAACGAGTATCCCAACCCCAGTCGCAATCCAAGAAACCGTGTCAGATTGAGCAGGTACTAAAGAAGTACCAAACATCGCTGCAATCATGGTTGGCCCCAGTATGGTTAACCAAGTCGGCATTGAGCCAACACCATCCTCTGTTTGTCTTTTCGCCAAACTTCGTTTCATCCAAAGATACGGCACAAGACGAAGCAAATAGGTACCAATGGCAATGCTGGCGAGCGCCAGCCACATAGACATATCCATGCTTATTGCCCTCCCACAATACGTTGGTTTTTTAGTGCGTAGAACAGTACTGCACCGCTCATAGCCGCCAATGGAATAGCCACATTCGGGTAACCTAACATTTTCAAAATGACAGCGGTAACAGCAGACAAAATAATAGTCAGTGACCATAGACGATTATTGCAACGTGGAACGATTAAAACGAAAAACAGAGCCGGTAGCGCAAAAGGTAAAATATCGTTAATTAATGGCCAGCGCTGCGTCAATTCTCCACCAGCAATGGCACCCAGTGCGGTTCCAGCAATCCAGCTAAACCAAGCCAACACCGCTGCGCCTGTGTACCAGCCTATCCGCGCCTGTTCTGGCAGCTGAGGCAAACGTGCATGAGCAAGCGCAAAGATTTGATCCGTCAAACCATGCATTAATAGAAGCCACTTTTTATCTTTATTTAAGTAGGGTGAGAGATTTGGCCCGTAAACAACATGTCGCGCATTGATTAGCAGCGTCATTATGACCACCAACCATAATGGTGCTCCAGAAGCGGCCATGGCAACAAAGAGAAATTGTGATGCGCCAGCATAAATAAAAGTAGAGATAAGAATGGTCTCTACCACGCTAAAGCCAGACTGAACGGAAATCAAACCAAAAGAAATGGCCACCGGAATGTAACCGCCAAGTAGCGGCATCGCGTCTTTTACGCCTTGTTTCCAAGGTGTTCCTACAAGGGTTTGCGTTGTTGTACTCATGATGTAACGTCCTGTTTAGCATCGGCCTGTTTAGCATCGGCCTGTTTAGCATAAGTAATGACCATCATTAAGGTCGCCCATGAATCGTCAGTTTGATAACTATGCGGAACATCGGCAGCAAAAGTGTGCGCTTTGCCAATATCCAGATGGTGTAGGTCATTATTTTCACCCGCCAGCAATTGTCCGCTGATTAATGTTATGGCCTCTGTCGTGCCAGCAATATGCGGCTCTGATTGCTTAATGGTGTTGGGCGTGCAAGACATCCAATACACATCAACGCGCGGATTGCCCTCACCTTGATCAATCAACTTAACCTGTACACCGTTTTCTCCCAGTGGTGATTCCACACTGGCAACAAGATCCCCAAATGGGACATCCAGTTGTACGGCCAAACGCCAGATCGTTTCTAATGTCGGGTTACCATCACCTTGCTCAATGCGAGACAGGTTGGACTTCGCCAGCCCAGCATCTAACGCCAACTGAGACAAAGACAGCCCTTTAGCCATACGTAACGTTTGTATATTTCGACCCAACGAGCCGAGAATGGGTTTATTCATCATGCATCTCAAGTTGTTCTATATAAAGAACGTTCTATATAAGGAACAGCTGAATGTCAATGAATTTATAAAATGGAATGGGGTGAGAGGGAGGAAAAACAACGGTGATTTGTCCCTTTGAGTGGCTGGTTAGTTGCCTGCGCATAACTCTAGTGCTAACATTTGTGTGTACAGCATAAATTAAAGGTAACGTATTATGGACACTCGCATTCAATTTAGAATTGATGAAGAAACTAAACGCTTAGCTCAATTAATGGCCGAAAGCCAAGGACGTACATTAAGTGACGCGTGCAGGGAGCTAACCGAGGGCTTAGCTGAAGAACAACGGAAATCTATGACGCATGATTTGTGGTTAACAGAGCAAATAAATGCGGCATTTGATAAATTTGATAGTGGTAAATCCATTTTTATTGAACACGATAAAGCTAAAGCACAGATGGAAGCCAGAAAGAATAAGATCCGTAATCGGGATAAACCATGATTTTTTGGGAAGAAGAATCACTAAATGATCGTGAAAAGATATTTGATTTTTTATTTGATTTTAATCCAAGTGTTGCTGAAAAAACGGATCAAATTATTGAGGCTAAAGTTGAGAATTTACTTATACAACCTCTAATGGGTGTTCAAAGACATATCTTTCGTGGCCGAGTATTGATTATCCCAGAAATATCAATGATTGTTTCTTATTGGGTTGACGGAGAAATTATTCGTATTATGCGAGTCTTGCATCAAAAGCAAAAATTTCCGCAAGAGTAATAAACCAACATCGAGCTAAGGGTTTAATAATTTTTGGTTAAAATAGCGACGATTATATTTCTTATTAAAATGACTCATTATGTACCGACTGGTAGTTTAATACTATGTTCTGTTGGCTGTGGCGTAATAGTCATTATCTTAACGCCATCGGGGGATTCAAAACGATGCCAAATACCTTTTGGAATCACCAGCATTTGACCCGATGATAAATTATAACACTGCTCTATATTATCATTCAAAAGAATGAGTGCTGTTTCTCCACCCAAAATATGAACAAACTCATCACCTTGAGGATGCCTTTCCCACTCACTAAAACCAGAGTAATGAGCAATGTAAATTCCTCCTTCTCTGTATTCTGATAATAAAGCAAAAGCGTTCTTTGCTTCCTCATCAGTAGTCTCAGGTGTTCTGCCATTGAGAAAAACCACTCTTGAGAATTCATCATTGATTGTGATTACTTCAGACTTAGACACTACTTGATCCTTGTAGGTAGATAACGAGGCTGTAGAGTTTCTCATTCTCAGCGCATTTAATTAAAATAAATCCACAATATTTCACCTACATCCAATGTTCAATAGGTGATTCTATTTTTCAATCAAAGATTGATGATAAGCCGTAAATAAAGTGTGAACGCACTAAGCAAAGTAATGTGTATGAAGTCTTGCCTTTCGGCTAATGCAGACTATTCCTGAGCTTTTTGATGTTATGGTCCATACCAACCTAAAAAGGTAGCCATCATTGTCTGTATTAGAAAGCTCGTAGTGATCATAAATTCGATGGAGAGAGATGGTGTCATGTGAGATTCTAAAATGGTTTAACATCAGGAATTGACACCATAGTAACTTGTTAGCTCTCAAATTGTTCCGTAATTTCCATTACTCTTTTATCTTGTAATATTGCACCAGACATTACAACAACACGAGCATTTACATGATTTCGGTGTGGGTAATAATCACCAATCACCTCATGTGGTACAAGATAAGCATTTATAACATTAAAATCTTTGTTGAAGATCACCGCAATTAACCAATCAAAGTCTTTTTCAGCATAATTTCTTATTGCGCTTAATTGCCTTGATGGATTCTCAGGTGTAACTCTGCGAGCTTTGATTTGAAATGTAACACCTGCATCTGAAATTGCATCGTAGCCTGCTTTAGAATTTTCAGCTAATTTTAAGTCCATCATATTTGCAACAAGCCACTCGGCATAATCACCTAGTGGACTATTATTAGTTCGCACGATTTCTCGTCGTTTTAATTCAGCTGTCGCATTAGCTTGTAACTGAAGTAATTCAATTGGTTTTAAGTCACCTAAATTCAAACTTATGACACCTTGGACTTGAGAGCTAACGCCCAAAGCAGCCGCGCGTTTTTCCGTCGGCTGGCTTTGTTTGTTACATGTGACATTATTGAAGACTCAATGCTAGATTTGGATATAGAGAAGTTACAGGGTTTTCAACGACATTCGGATCTTCAAGGACTCTTCTTGCTTGTGAAGCAATTTCTGACTTATATGTTTCGAGCTTTGGCACCAAAGTGTATATATCAGAGCAATCAAGGATTATAGTTCTGAAATTTCCAATATCGAAAGGTATCTTGTCACCTTTTCGAACTATTTGAATTGTTGGTAAGCGCGAGACATGGCGTAAAGCAAGCTCATAAAATACATTGGGATTATGGAAAGACAAATCTGCAATAACCAACTTTGATCGAAGAATAAATTCGATAATTTGATTGGTAATTAAACCTGGAGTATCAATAGCATCTGCCCGAACTACTTTTAATCCAAGTGGTTCGATTGCGGGCTCAATTATTGAGCCGAGAAACAAGTCTGAATGCTTCCGAGCTTCGGAGCCGTCCTCGCCAATGGGGGTAATATAAAAACAAGTTGAATCAAAAGATGAATTTCCAGATGTAACTATCCCAGCTATTGGTTTTCCAGCCGCTACTGTAGGCAGGAGGCTATCGTTACTTTCATTTCCAAGCTGTGTATTCGAGAGTTCTTCTAGGGCGTGCTCAACCGTTACCAGTCTTTCAGCGCCAGCTAGTGTCTGTAAAATACCGACATGTTCAGCATTCACCACAAAATTATCAACGAGTGAATCGACTATCTTTTCATCAACATCATTTTCTCTCAGAGTATCCGCTAATACAGTTCTAGCAGGCAGCTTATTCCCAACGAACTTATCGTAAAGAATTTTAAACGGCTCGATATTTAGGATCGCTATTTCAATTTTCGCTGCAGCTTTTGCATAATCCGTACTTCGCTCTCCGTATGCCTTTTTAGTTACATCAGTAATTTCGAGCTGTTCAGCGTTATAGCCACCTTTAATTAGTCCGTATTTTCCTGCATTGGTTACCAAAGTGCGGGATGGGCCGCTATCTGGCGACTTGCCAATATGATCAAATAAAGTCACTCGCCTTACGCTGTGTCCGGAACCTAATTCGTAAGCAGAAGCAGCAAACTCAGCTACTTCTTCGAATGAACAAAGTGGATAAGGGACAACTCTTCTAGTTCTCTTCTTTTTTGGTTCTGTTTTTTCGTCTGACACTACGCTCTCCTTATTCGTGACATGTAACATTTTATTAATGCGCATGCGCTTTTAGACAATATCAGATCCCTTTCAATACCTTCACAATCATCTGAATAATATACATTTAATAAAGATATTCACAAAAGTTAAAACAGAAAAAACGAGCATGCGTGTTATTTCATTTATCCACAGCGCGTTATTTCGTCTGCCGATATTTTTATCCATTGATACTAAAAGACTTTCTTACTTCCTACCAGTACAAAATTCGCTCAACTAGTTTATTTAAAATAGCTAAACGCGCAATAAAGTGATTATTTAAAAAATAAAATATATTTACAGACATAAAATACATTTTCTTTATTAGGCCTGTATCAATAGATTGTCGGGCTAAAGCCCCGACCCACAATGAAAGCTTCGCTTTCTCTGCCGGATTACGCTTCGCTCATCCGTCCTACGGTTTTGCCAGCGTTGAAATTCCGAATAAGTCAGTTCGACGCGACGAAGTTGCGCGACTTTATGGAGTTTCAGGGTCATTTTTTGACGGTCTATCTCCCACCAATTGAACAATCTATGCCTTACGATATAACGAGCGTAGGCAACAATCATGCTCCTATGACGAAAATCAGGCATTAAAGATCTTAAAGCGAATTTTTGCTTTCCTTTAAACTGAAGTTTTTGGGCGCTAGCAAAAAGTTACCCGCTCAGCAGAGCGGAAAAAAGGCTGGGAATACAAAACGTTTGAATGGAACAAAAGAAGAGATTAACCCCTCCCTAGCCCTCCCCTTCGAAGACATAAGGGGAGGGAATAAGAACTAGAGCTCTATGACTCTGGCGTTGTCGCCGATGCGGTTACTCACATGGCTAACTAGGATCAAAATATCCGCTTTGTAGTCGTTTTGCAGTGAATGACAAATCGTTTCTATGGTGGCTTTGTCTAGTCCATCGAATGGTTCATCTAGCAGTAAGACGGGTGATTGTCTTAGCAGTAGGCGCGCTAACGCGAGGCGTTTGCGTTGGCCTCCGGATAAGTTTCGCCCTTGGGAACTTAGTAAGGTTTCCAAGCCGTTTGGTAGGCTTTTTGCCCATTCGGCTAAGGCAACCGCTTTTAATACTGACCATAACTGAGTGTCCGTCGCGTTAGGGTCGCCAAGCAGTAGATTGGCCGCGATGCTTTGTTGAAATATATACGGTGATTGAGGCAGGTAGCTCAATTGCGATTGATAGGACGAATTGCTGTATACATCGCATTTTTCGCCATTCATTAAGGCTTCACCAGATGATAAACAATCACCGGCGATTGCTGCTAATAATGTCGATTTACCTGACCCACTCATACCTCGTATCCAAACGGTATCGCCTGCTTCGACTTGAAAGTCGATAGCTTGGTTGCCCATGCCGCTAGACGCATGAAAGCCGCGCCAGTGGGTAAATTTCATCCGTTGGATTGTATTAATTTTATTGTCAGGTTGGTGATTGGGTTCTTGATGGAGTTGATTCAACCGACGCAAGCCTACTTGTGACTGCCCTTGCGCCACAAAGGATTGCACTAATGGCAAAACCAATTCATTGACCGCTAATAAAGACAACATGAAGCCAATGACCCAAGTACCCTGCACGCCGTCCACCAGCATCCAACTGCCCGTATTTTCTAGGTTAAGGCCTTCTTGATACTCACTGAGCAAATAAAAGCAGCTGACGAACAACATAATGGTCACAACATAGGCCAGTAACCGCCCCGTACTCACCGCTTGCTGGATACGAATTTCCGTCAGCCTTTGACGTTCGTCCAGTTGATCAAGGCGTTGCGCGTAATCTTTCCAATGACCACGAATGGTTAAAGTAATTAATGCGGAAAACAAGCTAACAAAACGACTACGACGATGCACACCGAGAATCTGCCCTACGTGTACGGCGTGACTGGCAAAATACCCACACACATACGGCACAATGAAGACATGAAACACGGCTGAAATCGCTAATGGCCACAGCAATGCAGGTAAAATAAAATAGGCCAAAACCGACACCGCAACATAACTCAATAACGCATAAACCCAAGGTAGAAATACCACCAACGGCCATCGAATGATCTGATCAAGGTCGCTGACTAAGCGCTGTAATAAATCACCACGGCTTTGTTCGTGTAAATTGGCCGGGTCTTTCGCGACACGCTGATCCCACACCCAAAGGCGTAAAATACGCAGTAAACCCAATAAGTGATTGTGAGCTGTGACTTGTTCGCCATAGCGTCCGGAGGTGCGAAGTATCGCCATAAAACGAACAATCGCGCCGGGTGTTAAGTAATTAAAAATGAGGCCAACGCCCATTGTTGTTGCTAAGCCCGCCGCCGAAATAAACCAGCCAGAAATGCCCAATAAAGCCACGCTTGCCAAGCTGGCAACCACGCCCAAAATAACGGGAATAACAAAGCCCCAAGGGTTTGCCAGTAACAGTTTTTTAAGTGATAGTGTCGAGGTTTTCTTTACGCGAATGCTCATGCAAAACCTTCTTTTGTCAGCGCCCAGTGTTTGTCTGCCCACACTATTGGATGCGTGTCATGACTAACGATCAGTAAGGTTTTTCCTTTTGATACGTGATCTAGAGTCTCTAATACCGCCTGCGCGGTTTCTTTGTCTAAACCAGAACAAGGCTCGTCGAGCAACCAAACATCCGCTTTCGACAATAGCGCCCGTGCAATAGAAAGGCGTTGCATTTGTCCGCCAGATAATCCTGAGCCAAGCTCTGTCAGTTTGGTTTCTAATCCTGCTGGTAAGGCGTGAATAAATTCATCACATTGGCTTTTCATCAAAGCAGTTTGTAATTCTTCTTCGCTCGGCGCTTCGATGCCCTCTCTACTTCCAAGACCTAAAAGCAAATTTCGACGAATGCTGCCGTTCACCCATTCGGGTATTTGCGGTAACCAAGCTAATTTAGCTCGCCACTCGGGCAAACTCACAATATGAAAGGGTTTTCCTTTGATCAAAAACTGGCCTTGATAGTCTTCTTCAAAACCCAGTAAAAGATGCAATAAACTGGATTTCCCTACGCCAGATTCACCGCTCATCCAGACGCGCTCACCTTTGTTGATATTCGCGGTGATCGGCGCTAATCGATAACGCCCTTCTTCACACCAGCTTAGGTTTTGGAAACACATAAAGGGAGGTGAATTCTTGCTAGATGTTTTATTAATTGTTGTTTCAGAAGCAGATGAATGGACACTAGAAACGGTCGATTTAGCCGTATTAGGCCTCGCCACTGCGGTGTTTAATATTTCCAATAAATCCGTCGCGGCGGCTTCCGCTTTTTGCTTCGCGTGGTAGTCATTTCCTAACTGGCGCAACGGCAAATAAAACTCCGGTGCGAGCAATAGCAAAAACATGGCTTGGGTTAAAGTAACGGGGGACTCACCCACTTGCCACGGCAATATTTCTAACAAGCCTAAGCCAAGATACAAAGCGATCATCGCAATCGAAAGCGACGCAAAAAGCTCTAATGTCGCCGTAGATAAAAAGGCCAACACTAATACGCTCATCGTCGTTTTTTGGTACGCCGCAGCACTCTCTGACAATCGAGTTCTGGCTTCACTAGTGCGATTAAGACGTTTTAATTCGGATAAGCCCTGACTCAAATCCATAAACTGATTCGATAACATTGCCAAGACACTGAATTGACGTCGATTAGCCTGAGCGGCTTTGTGACCCACAAATATCATAAAGATAATGACTAACGGTGCGGTCATCATGAAGACGAAAAAAGCGACCCAAGAAACAGAAACAACAGACAGTAGAATCACACAGGGAATTAAGGTCACCATAAACACTTGTGGTTTATAGCGACTAAAGAAATCGTCTAACGCATCAACTTGTTCATAAACGCGTGTAGACAGCGCCGCATCTTCTTCTATTCTTAAGCGGGCGGGACCCAACTCAGTAAGATGCGACACCAATTTACGACGCAAGCCGTAACGAATGTCACGGCTTGCGCTGGTGCAAATGCGTTCTCGGCCAAAGTTGGCCAGAGCCCGCAGTAACAAAGCAAATAAACCTACGATTAAAAGAGACAAGGAAAAAGACTGGTGCAGAGCCATGTCCGAAAACACATTCGCCAATGCCCACGCTTGAAGCACTAACGACACCGCGAACAACACACCAAAGCCTTGAGCAAGTCGATATTTTGATGACTGCTGGTTCGCTAATTCCCCTAAAAATATCGCTTCAGGGGTTTTAATTCGACCCGCTCGACCTGCTTTTTTTGCTTCCTTGTTCTTTCTCATTGAGTTTACTTTTGCTCCTCTTCACCGTCATAACCACTAAACTCTAACCAAACGGCGTTAATAATACCGAAAGAACAGGCTAATAAAACACCTAGAACCCAAGCAAAATACCACATATTTTATTCCTCTAAGGTAGAGCTCAACGAGCCCTACCTAACTAATCATCAATACAGAGAATGCGTGTTTTCTTCTACGTGCTTCTTGGTCAAACGACCATACATCACGAAATAACTCCACAAGGTATAAAGCAAAACGATAGGAACGAAGATACAAGCCACCACAAACATAATCATCATGGTGTTTTCACTTGATGTTGCGTCCCACATAGTCAAACTCATGTTTGGATTACTTGAAGAAGGCATCAAGAACGGGAACATAGAACCGCCCGCTGTGACGATAATACCCGCAATCCCCAGAGATGAACTCAAGAAAGACAAAGCGCCCTTCTTCATCACCGCTGTCAATGCCGCGCACAACATACCAACAATACCGATAAGTGGAGCCAAGATAAGCGCTGGGAATTTGTCATAGTTTGCTAACCATGCGCCCGGCTGTACTTCGGCGGTTTTCATCAAGGGTGTCATGGCTTTATTACCATCAATAACACTGGTAAGCACATAGCCATCGATGCCGAAAGCCAACCATATGCCAGCAACAATGAACAAGACCGCTGCCAAAGTTCCTGTTACTGCGGTTGCCATAGACGCTTTGCGATGCAACTCTGCATCTGTCTTCATTTGCAACCAAGCGCCGCCTTGTGTCATCAGCATCATCAAGCTAACCAGACCACAAAGAATACCGAATGGGTTCAACAAGCCAAAGAAAGAACCGGTGTACGTTGAACGCAAGTATTGATCAAATTCAAACGGTACGCCTTGTAACAGGTTACCAAACGCCACACCGAAAATGATAGGTGGAACAGCAGAACCAAAGACGATGCCCCAATCCCAGCTATTACGCCATTTTGAGTTTTCTAACTTAGAACGGTAGTCAAAGCCAATTGGACGAAAGAACAACGCCGCCAACACCAACATCATCGCAAAATAGAAACCAGAGAAAGACGTCGCGTAAACCACAGGCCAAGCAGCGAATAACGCACCGCCTGCTGTGATAAACCATACTTGGTTACCGTCCCAATGGGGCGCAATCGAGTTGATCATGATGCGACGCTCAGAGTCTGTACCGCCAATCACTTTCAACAAGCTACCGACGCCCATATCAAAGCCGTCAGTCACGGCGAAACCAATCAGTAGAACACCGATCAATACCCACCAAATGACTTTTAATAGTTCGTAATCCATCTTATACCTCCTGCTTTAACTGAGCAGTTTCTTGTTCAAGTGCATAACGACCCGTGTGCAAACTAGAAGGCCCTTGCTTCGCAAAGCGAATCATCAAATACATCTCGGCAATCAAGAACACAGTGTACAAGATCGTGAAGCCTGCAATGGTGATCCAAATTTCGGTGGCTGTTAAACTAGACACGGCCACATGAACCGGTAATATTTCACCAATAGCCCACGGTTGACGGCCATATTCGGCAACGAACCAACCCGCTTCATTCGCGATCCAAGGCAGCGGCAAGCACACCATAATGAATTTCAAGAAAAGAGGATTTTGACCGATACGGCGACGCGCATTTTGGTAGAAAGCCGCCGCAAATACGAAGAGCATCACAAAACCACAACCCACCATGATACGGAAAGCGAAGAACAGTGGCGCCACTTTTGGGATAGAGTAATCTACCGCCATATCGATGTCTTCTGACGATACTTTATTCATATCTTCATTAAACGCCGTTACTAACAAACCGTAACCAAGATCGCCTTTTACTTTCTCAAAGTTCTCTTTCACCAGTGGATCGGTGGAACCGCTGCGCAATTTTTCAAGCAATTGATTTGCATAAATGCCATTGATAATACGTTGACGGTTATGCGCTTTCAGCTCCTTGATACCTTCCACTTCAGTGTCGAGAGAACGTGTTGCAATGAGCCCCATTAATCCGGGAATCTTGATCGCATACTCGGTTTCTTCAAGCTCTTGGTTTGGAAAGCCTATCAAGGTGAAATCTGCAGGGGCTTCCTGAGTTTCCCATTCTGCTTCTATCGCTGCCAATTTCACTTTCTGGACTTCGCCTAGCTCGTAACCTGATTCATCACCCAGAAGGATAACACTCAAGATAGACGCTAAACCAAACGCAGCCGCGATGGCAAAAGAACGACGAGCAAACGCAAGATCGCGGCCTTTAAGTAAGTAGTAGCTTGAAATAACAAGAACGAACATCGCGCCTGTGGTGTAACCCGCAGAAACAGTGTGAACAAATTTCACCTGCGCCACTGGGTTTAATATCAAAGCGCCAAAATCCACTAATTCCATTCGCATGGTTTCATAGTTAAATTCTGAACCAACTGGGTTTTGCATCCAACCATTGGCAATCAAAATCCACAATGCCGATAAGTTGGAACCTAACGCCACACCCCACGTCACCATTAAGTGTTTTAACTTACTTAGGCGTTCCCAGCCAAAGAAGAATAAGCCCACCAATGTGGATTCAAGGAAGAAAGCCATCAGACCTTCGATGGCCAAAGGCGCACCAAAAATGTCACCAACATAGTGAGAATAGTAAGACCAGTTTGTCCCGAACTGGAACTCCATAGTCAAACCTGTTGTGACACCTAACGCAAAGTTAATACCAAACAATTTACCCCAAAACTTCACCATGTCTTTGTAGACTTGCTTGCCGGTAATCACGTAAACCGATTCCATGATTGCCAATAAAAAAGCCATCCCTAGTGTTAAAGGGACAAATAAATAATGGTACATAACAGTGAGAGCAAACTGAAACCGCGATAATTCCACTACAGCTTCGTTAATCATATGACTTAAACCCATTCATTTGACTGAGAAAAAAGACGCTTGCAGACACCTATTCCTTGCGGAGTGTTCTTATTATCTAACGCCCACCGAAGCCCCAAATCACTTGAGACTTACTATAAGGCACAATTATGAGTGCAGTTCCGCTTTAAAACATTGCGTTAGATCAAGATAAAGAGAGTGAAAGAAATAAGTAGGTAAAAAGATGCCCGGTCACACGTGAATACAATAGACTTCTAGCCATCCGTTAAAATGATAAGCACTTGTTAGTGTCTATAAAGGTATAATCATTCGCAAATACATTACGCGTTCCCATATACCAGCCATCTTTAAAATGGCCATTTTTACATTTTGGAG
This genomic stretch from Marinomonas primoryensis harbors:
- a CDS encoding cytochrome ubiquinol oxidase subunit I; amino-acid sequence: MINEAVVELSRFQFALTVMYHYLFVPLTLGMAFLLAIMESVYVITGKQVYKDMVKFWGKLFGINFALGVTTGLTMEFQFGTNWSYYSHYVGDIFGAPLAIEGLMAFFLESTLVGLFFFGWERLSKLKHLMVTWGVALGSNLSALWILIANGWMQNPVGSEFNYETMRMELVDFGALILNPVAQVKFVHTVSAGYTTGAMFVLVISSYYLLKGRDLAFARRSFAIAAAFGLASILSVILLGDESGYELGEVQKVKLAAIEAEWETQEAPADFTLIGFPNQELEETEYAIKIPGLMGLIATRSLDTEVEGIKELKAHNRQRIINGIYANQLLEKLRSGSTDPLVKENFEKVKGDLGYGLLVTAFNEDMNKVSSEDIDMAVDYSIPKVAPLFFAFRIMVGCGFVMLFVFAAAFYQNARRRIGQNPLFLKFIMVCLPLPWIANEAGWFVAEYGRQPWAIGEILPVHVAVSSLTATEIWITIAGFTILYTVFLIAEMYLMIRFAKQGPSSLHTGRYALEQETAQLKQEV